The following DNA comes from Anastrepha obliqua isolate idAnaObli1 chromosome 1, idAnaObli1_1.0, whole genome shotgun sequence.
TGAAATGGGTTTAAATGTTCTTAGAATTCCAAAACTTTgtaatattgattttatatCTTTTGCTTCTCCATATTATTAGCAATCGTCGATGACAATATTTTCAAGAATAACATAAAACAAGTTTGCGCCATCCCATTGGCCATGACGTCACTACAGaaagtaaacaaaagaaaagaagtAGGGAAAATAGAAGGCGCagaataagacaaaaaaataatgtacaCATACATTTACACTCAACGGTTTATTTATTTCCTGTATTTACgtcactaaatattttttatgaaaaaattcccAACAATATATTATTTAGAAAGTGTTAAAACCAGCTATAATTATAACTAATCGACTCCAAgagtctttcttttttttatcaatatctAATTTGTAACGTTAATtaaataactacaaaatatgTTGCTACAAGACGGCTACGCAAGCTGCTAAAATGGCTAGTGCTCCAAAGTGAATCTGAAACGAATGAATGAAAAAGTTCAAACTGCAGTTAAAGGTGAAAGTTGACGATACACAACCTCGGCCTCTTCGTATATCGGCCGAGTTTAACGCCCCGTCGTTCCGTTCTCGTGCTATCCGGcgcagttgggcacaccaattGAAGTCAAGTCTCTCTCCATCAGATGTTTCCAACTCAGAGGAAGCcctcctcttcctttgctaccaccagctggtaccgcatcaaatactttcagagccggtgcgtttgcatccattcggacgacatgtccCAGCCAAataagccgctggatctttattcgtagCACTATgactatgttgtcgtaaagctcatataactctgcgttccatcgtctgcgatactcTCCGTCATCAAcgtgcaaagttccaaaaatcttccgcagaatctttctctcaaacacgccaaaggacgcctcatcggatattgccaTCCTCCAACCTTCTGtgtcatacgttaggacaggcatgatgagagccttatagagtgttagatttgttcgtcgagagaggactttactgctcagttgcctacttagtccaaagtagcacttgttggcaagagaggttctacattggatttcaaggctgacaatgttatcggtattaatgctggGTCCTAAATAAACGCagtctcttacaaccttgaAATCGTAACGCTGTTATAAAAAATAgtgtctgagcgattaagttctatGGCTCTCACGATCTTtcccagcatcaggttaaagaagttacAAGACAGCGAGTCACCGTGTCTGGAACTTCGTTTGGTATCCTTCCCATTTcggacggcgctgctggtattgggcAGCGTCATTTtgtatagccgtattagttttccGGAGGCACCAAATTCAGGCATCGCTACATATATCCTTTTGTAATGTCGAATACAGCTTTAAAATCGAGACagagatggtgtgtgtcgattctcctttcgtgggtcttttccaagacccGTCGTATTGTGAATTCTGGTCGGTTGTGAATTTTCCAGGTTTAAAGCCACATTGATAAGgaccaatcagttggttgatggtgggcttcagcgcttcacacaatacgctcactAGAATCTTAAACacaatatttagaagactaatcccgcagtAATTGGAGAGATTGCAGAATCACCCTTTTTATGGATTGggtagagcacacttaaattccaatcggcaggcatgtttTCATTCGACCATATTTCGCATGCACCTTACCACCTCCCCGCCGCCATGGAGGGGCTTTCGAGTGTTTTTCCTATTGGCATCTCAAGtccctcgcactcacgtatttcggcctcttgttttttaattctgataatACTTCTCTATTCTTATTTCAGCTCCAGGTAACGATCCTACATGGCTCGCGTttcgcccgatcgcagcgtggcccTATGTATATGCAGCATCCTTTCTTTCCGTGGCAGCAAGACATTCCtagtcgtaccaattgttttttcgggcatACGGAAAACCGATTCCTTCTTCAGCGGCGGTACTTGGGGAATGAGAAATGTTGTTCCTTTGCTCGTGCATGCTGGATTGTTGGACAGTACTCTCCGAGAGCAGTACTACCTCTCACGAATCGCGAATGTtccgttgtgcaggctgaattatCCGGGTCCACAAACTCCCTCCTTGCCCATCATGGCATTGAAGTCGTCATGGCATTTTTATTTCGTGGTGGGGACAGCGCCGTCGCGACGTGGGCGCAAATGAATGGGTTTGACGGGGATTATTGCGAGAGGCTCGTTTTCCGGACTGAACGAAGGAACTTGGTGACAAAGTCTCTCTTTCATTgtaaatccaacaccgaatttgcgctcctttacatggcagctgtagtggATTTCGCAATGTCCAAGTTTCttcttgccttgtcccgtccaACTCTTAAATGGCTGCGATGCtgcctttgctcttacgaggacatcaatcagccgggcagaggcaccttccccattatgggaccggacattccaggtgcatgctcTCAAATCCTAAGGACTATGATTCGCTATCAGAATAAGCAGTTCTCATCCGCGGCTTCGTTTTGATTTTCATTGGGGAAGTATTTTTACGTTGTGGGTCCCGAACCCAGGGGTTGTCGACGGATTACCAGTGGTCAAGGGTTAACAGCGGAACTATTCAGACACGGCGGGGGCTAAAAGCTGGTTATGTGCATGCACTATCTTTTTGGGTGGAACTATGAGCTTTATGTACTCAAATACCGATATGGCCACCGACGAGCGTTTAGCGCATTTGGTATGTGCAAAGGAAACAGCAAACTTCGTTGAAAGGGTTAAATACCAGGCATTAATAAGAGCTATACGAGTTTCAGACACGAATTggacgtttacgtgaagaaaACGCTAATcagctaatttaaattttctccattttttaaataaatatttttatttttatctaataataataattattattataattacttTCGGTTAATTGAAACAGGATAGCAGAATTTcctattcatataaaaatatgtatttcgagAATGggagaataaaaattatattactcaACCAGCTGGTGCCCTCTATTTGGTTTTAAAAGTTTGTGGATGATGTCAACGTTTTTACAGTGTGTGGATCGATTAAAGGGTAGTATTCTTATTGACTATTTTGTTTGACTGGGTAAATTTAGAAGTAGTATTGAATTAtcgtaataaaaaatacattaggtttaattttgtaataataattttaaagttatttaccGCGGTACTATAGCCGTTGTTTAAGGATATGGGTAGCATAGATAGAGCTTGCATATCAGGATTTCTTTGTCGTCTTTGCTCCGAAATGCACAGAATTGTAATTCATATATATGGTGACCAGGGTAGGAAGCTGTGTTTGGTGGAGAAGATCAACGGGTATTTGCCAATTACCGTatgtttattgaaaattatttaaagcaaatatgGTATGGAATATTCGTATTTTCAGATTTCACCTACGGATCCCTTGCCTAAAACTATATGTGAAACTTGTTTACGAAGAGTGGAGCAACATTACGATTTGTTAATGCGCTTAACGCGAATAAAGCAAGGAAACTTTATTCGAATTAATCAGGTACATTACTTAGGTGGCATGTTTCCTAATGAGTTAGGGCTATTTCATGCATTGTCATATTGGCACTTcatttgtttttctaatagaaAACAGATTGGGGTGGATCCATATTACTACACGAAATTTGTAAGCTCGTCATCcagtttttttctttggtgGCTCCTCGGATTCTCGGTTGAACCCAATGTGAAGAAATTACAGAAATATCAAACTTTGTATTAGTAAAAGTTTTATTACAAAGTGGGTTTTTATTAACAAGACAAGcggcaacaaaacaaaattagagaATGGTATTATTTAAGTTTGCGGGTAATCCTGGATGCATTACTGACCCTTGCCAACATTCAAGTGTCACCTGAAATTTCTGAATTCTTTCTCAGAGCGAGGAGGGGTGAGTTGCGAGGCCTGACAGCATTAATTACGAGATAGAATACATGGATAATTTTATCAGAGGGATCTTCATTCGCTACTTTTGGGCTCGCTACGTTTTGGCTCCACTcgcatgacaaaaatttacatgtgaaagcaacaacaaagttatcgagcaggATTCGCCACTAGCTCTGGTATAGCTCACTGGTATATGTAACTGTCATCTCTCTTTTCTGATATCAAGCAAAGTATCATTagaccaaggcgaatctattaaaggtggtatttcGGCCgattcgtttttttctttcgccttgtccatgtggctgtcaatCCAGAATGAAACAAcgcgaatttattttttgttttctgctttgccaatactttgctttgacaatcaaacgtacaaaccattgttgttggtctagtgccaccacttttaataaatgcgccttgcATTAGACaacttttgttgctgttttccaGTTTTGCCAACGTATGTTTCTTTTTGCCAGTAACTTCATCTGTTCGTCACTCGCTAACGGATGACAACTCGAGAAGTACTTGGGTTTTAAACGACcgttaatatataaaatataataaacgtAGTCGTAAATATTTCTCCGAGAAAGCTACAGTACCACAAATTCATTTGcacattttgtgaaaaaaatttactcccaacgaaaaatgtgaatttttagcattttttttttagatggaCTTAGTAAAAGAGttagttataaaataaataggACTTGCGAGATTGAAAATTCGTGTGTAAGAAACCccaaatttttatggaaatttcctttataaaattcatgctaaattaaaaaattaaattgcggGTTGGCCTAAAAAACTGTATCGTAAATTAGTGAAGCCTTTATAGCTAATGGAAGTGACTATGGACTGTATTGCCTAGAACAAATATTATAAGCCATTCAAACCTTTTTGTTAGATTCAAAATGGACGTAGTTGAGTTGTcgcggtcacgcttctatttAACAGACTAAATAAAAGGCATTTTTCTCAAATCTGCTTCTAAATTGACGAAccagagaatttttttaattatcttccAACACCAActctcaaaaattgtaaaaatgtttatatacttgtataatTACATATCTGTCACGTTCTTGTACCGTTATGTGGGCACAAGGACGCGGGAATAAAAATATGGTCCTAGTACAATAAGAGCTGCTGAATAAACTTTTCTGCGTGCTGCAATATTCCTTGCCAAATAAACGAAACATCTGCGATGTATTGTTTATCCATCATATAAAGATCTTCAGACTA
Coding sequences within:
- the LOC129235730 gene encoding uncharacterized protein LOC129235730 gives rise to the protein MGSIDRACISGFLCRLCSEMHRIVIHIYGDQGRKLCLVEKINGYLPITISPTDPLPKTICETCLRRVEQHYDLLMRLTRIKQGNFIRINQTQKPLCNVGDVSSTDVSEDEICETNGSRSEQSSVPDSNTMTNTVQISTSVSSQVPLPGITQELTEHNHPS